The stretch of DNA AACATATGTCACATGTGTGTATTTGTTAGAGTCCCAACTTTTCATAGATCCCTTATATGATTTTGTAGCTCAAACCATCAGGACTCTACAGACATTTTTGTAAAAAGACCCAGCCACCTTCGGGATGCTCCCTAGTCTCACAAACACCGCCCTAGCTCAGCCCCCGTTAATCACACAGATTAATGGTTGGTATCGATGGATGCAGAAGAAACCAATTGTACAAGAAGTATGTAGCTCAACCTTACAATATTTAGAAGGGGTTagaaacaccatcagctgtcacAATAACAACAGAGTATGGATTAAAGCAAGCCACATTCAGAAACAAAAATATGACATTAAACACAAAAGGTTAATATACTTTCTGAAATAATTTAATAACCATTCTTACAAATTTAATAAAGGTCAATCTCTATTATTACCAATACAGGCACAATCGAAGACAAATCATTTCTATTAGCATTTaacagaaaaataaaaaaaaatactaaatacattttattaaAATATCCCCCTGAAATTGTTTTCAAAACGATAAAGATGGCATGAAATTCAAATTGAGACTGAGCAATCACATGAAGCAATTAGCACTTACATATATTTTTGCAAACGCTCAGTAAAATATTCCACAATTGGAAAAGAACAGTAAGTGTGTGCGGTTGCTGAGGTAAACATGATTAGATGGCAAAGTGTGGTTTAACTAAAAAGGTAACAGCACCCTCATGCTCAACcaggtctcagagcattttgtaatATCCTTAACGGAAATCCAAGATACTCCAGTTAGTATGTtacgtttcatatggtatgtattaatttgtggatgtccatcacccattttgtaTGATTATGTaacgaatttgcaaaacgtacaatatgttatgaattttcaAAAcgtatatgttacaaattctagctaggtggctaatgtgacatagggttaagtttaggagttctgttaaagggttagggttagctaaaaaggGTCAAGGGTTACATAACATGCTAGTAGTTGCAAAAGTTATAAAAAGttgtaagtagttgaaaagtaaAATGCgaaagttgtctgtgatgagattcgaCCTCGCAACCTTTGGATTGCTAGACATTTACGTTATATgcctgaccaaccaccctacttttggTATTTTCCTCACGTAACTATACCAAACATaaaatatcatactaatttgagtgtcccggatgtACTTTTAGTAAGTTACgtttagtctatgagaccaggctgtcatGCGCAGTctcaatgtctctctttctctccccccgcCCAGAGgcccatgcctcaggactacctggcatgatgactcctggctgtcctgGTCCAACTGGTCGTGCTGCTGATCCACTTTCTGCTGTTTGCATGTGGCAATGGAAccttgacctgttcaccggacgtgctaccttgtccaggACATGCTGTTTTCGACCCTCTCGTTTGAACATATTCAAGAACGATCTGGACATATACTATTAAAAATCTCCACCCAGAAGagtggccacccctcagagccttggtcctctctaggtttcttcctaggctcctgcctttctagggagtttttcctagctactGTACTTTATATCTGTactgcttgctctttggggttttaggctgggtttctgtataagcactttgtgacatatgctgagagctttataaatacatgtgatcaTAACCACATCCTGTAGGACCAGCCATAGCTCAAGTGTAACAAGTCAAGTACATCACCTTTCCTATCAGAGACAGTCAGGAGGTTGAGTATTAGTGTGACAATACAGCAAATCAATCATAACACAGCGAGGAACTGAGTTAAGGTTAAGGACTGTTAGTAAGGACTTTCTTAGCACCAAAAAAGAAAGAACTATTTTTCCCTCTTTTTGCCATCAAAAAAacttaaaattataaacttttTGATACTTGAACTTTAGCTGTCATGAAATATTCATGGTCGGAATTCAGTGTTATTGTTTTTGTCAAAGGATGTTAAGATGAGACGGTCAGTTAATTTTTATAATATAGAGTCAGTTTCGTAAAGTATTTGATGCTTAACAACTCTTTGAATACTTTCCTCAGGACAGAACAGGTGGAGACAACCTAACAGTGAGTATCCTACATCTCAGGACCAGTCAGTACTGAGATGGTAAAACAGAGGCTCAGAAGCACATATCAGccatttgattaaaaaaaaacagatgaTTGATTATTACAAGTCTGTGGAATCCATGGTAGACCACACAGTTTTACTATGTCTGTGGATCCACGGGAcgtattgtcatattgtcattcTTCTGTACAGCTAGCAGGCAGCCTGGCTGGGTCAGCTGCAGCTCCTGATGATCTCATGAAGTGCCAGAGAGGGGCACTGTTGCTCCCCCTTTCAATTTAGAACAGCTAATTATTACATTCGTACTTGTGTACAGATTCAGTGCATACTTATAAGGGCAAAAAGGGACAAAACTTGGATGAGTAAGGAGAGGATTGTTCTCTTCATTTCATTGTCCACAGATTCCTCTACAGAACTAGGATTGGATGAGGGAGGCCTAGGTCGGGGAGGAAGGGGTAGAGTACTGTCTTTTTATCCCATATAGGGGTACTTCCATTCTCGGAGCGGGACGTGGGTGGCCTTGACCACCTGTGGGGACGTCCATCTCAGTACGTAGTGAGGACCACCAGGTTTGTCATTAGTACCTTTGCAGACAAAAGTTCATGTTTTAGGTATTATTGATATCAATAAAGATGATGTACCCATTTGACAGAAGTATCCATGTCAGACATAGAGAGCGAACCAGGAGTAATGACAAGTCCTGATTTATAGAACTGTTAGCAGTCACATGGATATCAATGAGCTGTGGATTGGTGTGCGGGCTGTGGATTGGTACCTGAAGCTCTGGCGCCACCAAATGGTTGCTGGGCGACAATAGAGCCAGTGGACTTGTCATTAACATAGTAATTTCCTGCAGCGTTCCGCAAGGCTTTGGCTGCCTTATTCACAACATTCCTGGAACAAAAACATTACTAAAGGGTAAGGAAGCAACATCTATTATCAATAAGCTGATCAAAGTTGGCTTTGCATTCATCATATTTGTATATAAAACTATATTATGTTCTTTATTTCATCAATACTGACACTCCATTGCAAACCAGCTGAAGTAATGGAACGTACTTATCGAGAGCAAAGACAGCCCCTGTCAGGGCATATGGTGATGTGTTGTCTATCAGGTGCAGAACTTCCAGGTAGTCGTTCTCAGGGTAAACATAGACAGACAGAACTGGCCCAAAGATTTCCTACAGGAGTTAACCCAGAACCGAGTTATAACAGAGTTGTTATAAAGTTCCATATTAACTGAGCAATCACAATGCAAGGAAGCAAGGAGGACTAGCCCCCCATTTGTGAAGCAGAGTGCACTTTAAACCCTGTAGGGGGTCCAGAACTGAGTTGTATCAGCTTGAACACGTCTCCAATATAATTTCCCAGTGTGCCTTGCCTTTGAGTGAATTGTAGTGTTTACCACCCATTACACTATTTGTTGTTGATAGTTGAATTCGTTCATTTTCTGTCCTGTGTCTTTCTCCAAGTGAGTTCCTACGCAAATATTATCATTATAATTAACTCTTTATGACAATACATATCTCTTAAGGCCTAATTTTGAGGCCTAGCTTTACCCTAATGCAGTGGCCTAAAATTAatggtttacaggccacaccAGGCCTGAAAGCGTGGtgcaaaattccagtaactttcccaaattccctgatttaaaaaaaatcctggTTGAAGGATATCCAGGAGTCTTCCAAAccggatttctggaaaacctgggaaatgtaccagaattttgcaaccctaaccACAATTCAAATTATGTTGGCATCCAaggtgatgtgtaattcctattggaatccagccagagttaggATATCCAACAGTTGAAATGTTTATTCTCCCGCATCCTGCATTCATagtgactgccagggttagaagCAGTTTGAGGAGACTACATAAACCATTTAatctggaacaaccatttcagtaacaggTGCAAGAAATCTAACTAAATGATTTGATTAGTTtagttatttatctttgtgtagcataagattaaaTCAACcactcaatgtacatgcaaaaacacagatataaAAATAAAATCAACCTGActtagagcatgctgggaaaaaagttaatttgttatcattattattatttttttaatgttgATTTGATAACTCATGTTGTTTTGAGTACCACAAACATTTTAATTAATAATGACTTTTCATTGACTTTGAGTTCAACTTACTAGAAGTTTGAGTTAAACATGCCTTGGGGTTTAGTGTATGAAGCATGGCTTTGGTTAAACAAACATGGTGTCCATTACATCCCTGTACACATGTTTATGTGAGTAATCCAAGCACTTGGCCCTGAGCCTGATCGCAGGCATCTCAGTTAAAACTGAAAAAAATAATCCTGCTTCTTTTCTTCATAAACAACCATATCTAACAGGCTAGAATAAAGTCAGTTTCAGCAATTCAGAATCAACTGACTGTCTCTCATGTGATTATGACATGTATGCATGTCTGGTATACAACTTGAAGGTTGGTTTAAAGTAGTGAGAACATACATGGTAAAAACTAGAATCACAGTACGAAGTTCCATAGGCTAATAACAGTGGTGAGTAAAGAGGTGATCGACAATAACTACTTATCAAGAATATCGAGTCTTACCTCGGCCATGATGGCTTCTTGTGGGTCTGTGCTCTCAATGATGGTGGGCTCCACAAAGTAACCCTTCTTGTCATTACAGTGGCACCCAGCAATTATGTTCAATTTAGGGGAAGACTTGGCATGGTCCAACCACTTCTTAATACGAGCAAAGGACTGAGACAAAAATAAACAATATATAAAGAGTcactaaaatgtaaaataatcTTGAAAATAAAATAACTCTTGATCAGAAGTAATATAGCTGCTTCTGATCAAGCATCCAGAGTGGCAAATCTCACAGTACTGTACCTTGTCATCAATCACAGCAGAGAAGAATGTACTCCAGTCCTCCACGGGCTGGACAGGGGAATGATGGAGACCATTATAACAACCTGATATCAAATTAACACCTACAGTAAAAACTTAAAAACACTTTCAAATATCTCCTATTGGAGCACACGTCAACTGGCTGTAACTATTCCCACCAAAATAACCATTGTGCCAAAGTGACTGATGAAACAGTCCTAGAAGCTAAGGTCAGTTGTACACTTACGTCTCCCACTTTGAGCTGCTTGTGGATGTCCAGGAGCCCCTGTTTGATCTGGGGCCAAAGAGAGTCTGGTACATACATCCTGGAGCAGGCCGAGCACTTCTGCCCTCCGTACTCAAATGCTGAGCGGATGGTCCCTGTCACCACACTCTGTACATCTGCTGACTTGTGCACAAAATGGAAGTTCTTACCACCGCATTCTGAAAGGTATGGCAGAGGAGGATGTCGGCGAGGCAGTTTCCAACGACTGATATACACTCCCTTtcgtatttatttggacagtgaagttaAAATGAGAACATGTGGCTCTATTCTCCAGctttttggatttgagatcaaatgttttgaATGAGACAAGAGTActgaatgtcaccttttatttgaagACATTTTTAAACATACAGTATCTGTCCTGCCATTTTAAAATGAAAGCACTTCATGCATCTAGTCCCTACATTTTAATAAGTTATTTTTTCATAAATATTTAGACAAAATGACATAGTGTATTAAAAAACTCAACATGTTTTgcatttggtcccatatttcacAGCACGccatgactacatcaagcttgtgactctataaacttgttggatgcatttgcaatTGGTTTTGGTTGTTTTTCTATTTATGTTTTGCCCAATAGGAACTCAATGGTGAATAACGTAGTATCCTTTTGGAgtaacttttattgtaaataaaaattaCAAATAATTATGAATGAACAGTGAATAATGATGAGAAAATTACAGAGGAACAAAGAtcataaccccccccccaaaatactaacctctcatcattcatgattatccatggttgcatccacatgaatgtagaagtgttgagaaacatattatattcttatttacaacaaaagtgactccaaaatgacaatacattattcACCATTTAGCTCCTATTGGCAAAACATCATcttaaacacaaccaaaacaaactgcaaatgcatccaacaagtttgtagagtcacaagcttgatgtagtcattgcgtgctagtaATATGGGACAAAacgtttgacaaaaaaaaaaaaaaacttaaaatGGTGGACTAGACACAAAGTGATTTCATTTAGAAAcagtaaaacagatatgtatgaaaataccctcaaataaaatgtGACTTTCTGTATTGTCACctaatgaaacatttgatctcaaatccaaaatactgcagtatagagccaaatgtacaaattttagcttcactgtccaaatacatttGGAGGGGAGTGTAGATATAAGAGGAGTATGAAGTCAATATTCTCATGTTTAATATTGAATATGTTTAATAACTTGACAGTGTGGTGGTGTACAGCATTTATCTCTATGGTTTCTCGATTGGTCCAACCCACCTCCTGCCACCCGAGGAAAATTCTTTTAGACATCCAGGTTCTGGGCCACCTGTTTCCACAGGCGCTTGAAGGTACTGAAACAGAAATGGGTTGTTAAGAGACTCCAGGGTTGTTAACTAAACACCGTGTGGTATAGATTTGGTATTATGTACCAAAAGTGGAAATCAGTTTTAGGTATGCTTTAACATGTAGAGATAAACGCATACGGGACACTGCCAGTGAAATTGATGCCAGCAAGGTGTTCAGAGGAGGTGATGGTGTCTCCAAATACTGGTCCATCAGCCGGCACAAACTGGATGATGTTGGGGGGCAACCCTGAATCCCGGAGGACATTGTAGACGGCGTAGCTAGCTGACATGGCTGTGTCACTAGGCTTCCACAGAACTACATTACCCTGAAAAACACAGGCAAACAAAGAAAGTCCAGTTCAGACTATAACCAACAACATTAAGGACAATTTGGGTATTGTCGTTTGTAGGGGAACACTTACCATGAGAGCAGGTGTACCTGCCAGGTTTCCACCAATTGCAGTGAAGTTAAATGGGGCAACAGCAGCTATGAAACCCTGTAGTTAAAGGGAAATAAAAGGTGTTAACAACAACTACTCCTGGAAAATATGAGTTCTAGAAAATCCATCCTAACATATCCCCAAGTATAAAGGCTTTTATCTGTGACTATTATCAAGTTTAGATGATGCTAGGACCAGAGAGTGCTCACCTCCAGCCCACGGTAGAGCATGGTGTTGGTGCTACCGTCACTGTCCAGGGGCTGCTGGCTCTCCAGTTCAACAGCGTGCTTCGCATTGAACCGGAAGAAGTCTATTAGCTCTGCAGCTGCATCAATCTCTGCCTGCACCACTGTTTTGCCCTAGAAAATAAATCAGGGAAAAAAATGTGCTCattcaattggctcattcatccaccctcctctcccctgtaacctttatgtaactattccccaggtcattgctataaatgagaatgtgttcccAGTCACGAAAAAAAAACGCTTAGGGGATGAATATCCACTTGATATTCAGCCATACAATTATAAGATTATTAAAACAACATGTAGACTAAATATAGTATTTCACTGTACCTGGCCGATCATAGTTTTGGCCAGAATCTCAGCTCTCTTAGGTCCACTGATGATGTTGGCAGCCTTAAAGAGGACCTGGGCTCGGTCCTGGATGGGTTTCAGGTCCCATTCTCGCCTTGCCGCCACAGAGGCCAAGATAGCCTTGTTGAGCAGCTCCTGTATCAATCATACCGAGGCAACACCATCCAGTCAGGTTACGTAA from Oncorhynchus keta strain PuntledgeMale-10-30-2019 chromosome 21, Oket_V2, whole genome shotgun sequence encodes:
- the LOC118400220 gene encoding LOW QUALITY PROTEIN: delta-1-pyrroline-5-carboxylate dehydrogenase, mitochondrial-like (The sequence of the model RefSeq protein was modified relative to this genomic sequence to represent the inferred CDS: substituted 1 base at 1 genomic stop codon) translates to MRVFLFDCHFSLHIFHWNMLRVRSAFYQSWRGFRTFPCAAVEVKNEPILGFNEGSPERAELQKALDDLKGKTEEIPCVVGDEHVWTKDIRYQLSPFNHSHKLAKFCYADKELLNKAILASVAARREWDLKPIQDRAQVLFKAANIISGPKRAEILAKTMIGQGKTVVQAEIDAAAELIDFFRFNAKHAVELESQQPLDSDGSTNTMLYRGLEGFIAAVAPFNFTAIGGNLAGTPALMGNVVLWKPSDTAMSASYAVYNVLRDSGLPPNIIQFVPADGPVFGDTITSSEHLAGINFTGSVPTFKRLWKQVAQNLDVXKNFPRVAGECGGKNFHFVHKSADVQSVVTGTIRSAFEYGGQKCSACSRMYVPDSLWPQIKQGLLDIHKQLKVGDPVEDWSTFFSAVIDDKSFARIKKWLDHAKSSPKLNIIAGCHCNDKKGYFVEPTIIESTDPQEAIMAEEIFGPVLSVYVYPENDYLEVLHLIDNTSPYALTGAVFALDKNVVNKAAKALRNAAGNYYVNDKSTGSIVAQQPFGGARASGTNDKPGGPHYVLRWTSPQVVKATHVPLREWKYPYMG